A window of the Phaseolus vulgaris cultivar G19833 chromosome 5, P. vulgaris v2.0, whole genome shotgun sequence genome harbors these coding sequences:
- the LOC137835030 gene encoding uncharacterized protein isoform X3 has translation MGECRYSCKSADETLAWINEIVHFLAPYSSLINAHVVNFFKDRLWENVDAEWMECLRRESVQNLLLIPSGAVQDEWPTSLKEFILKLRSMVFCQEQADMSMALPGLQIASLNSVLAQGMNVKKKHEVEILSAVISTVANSVRADAVADVGAGQGYVAQVLAFQYQHPVIAIDACSHHGRVTDARAEKIKKYYTSQMIKSGSGMRSLNVPKTITCRILSTDSLKTLVEISLTGDDVEQSRLKAENQQDLGKPHWLSNANKKSSIVLAGLHACGDLSVTMLKTFLECKDVKAVVSLGCCYNLLSEERIEDGESQCGFPMSHAVRSTSLSLGKRARDLACQSAERWRSLDMHAGIHNFELHAFRAAFQMVLSKYYPEIVTSTPSIGRKGKALRRRHQRRSAESQLHLKGSTCHSRQKCPPEVPSVSETDWTLGSISEIQTLPSEIPYSERAGYEGTKSDDTFLHFENFCRSGLSHLGIKHSQDINLQGIWKEAEPFAETSQCSLSRLYEASVFKQE, from the exons ATGGGTGAGTGCAGGTATTCATGTAAGAGTGCCGACGAGACCCTGGCATGGATCAACGAAATTGTCCACTTCCTTGCGCCTTATTCTTCCTTAATCAATGCTCACGTTGTCAATTTCTTCAAG GATAGGCTATGGGAGAATGTTGACGCCGAATGGATGGAATGCCTGCGCCGTGAATCTGTTCAAAATCTTCTGCTGATACCTTCGGGTGCAGTTCAG GATGAGTGGCCAACTTCACTGAAGGAGTTCATCCTAAAATTAAGGTCTATGGTATTTTGTCAAGAACAAGCAGATATGAGCATG GCATTACCTGGCCTGCAGATAGCTTCACTTAACAGTGTTCTTGCCCAGGGCATGAATGTTAAGAAAAAACATGAA GTAGAAATTCTTTCCGCTGTTATAAGTACAGTTGCAAACAGTGTGAGAGCTGATGCCGTTGCTGATGTTGGTGCCGGTCAG GGTTATGTTGCACAAGTACTTGCCTTTCAGTATCAACATCCCGTCATTGCAATTGATGCATGTTCTCATCATGGGAGGGTTACTGATGCACGggctgaaaaaataaaaaaatactatacaTCACAGATGATAAAATCTGG ATCAGGCATGCGGAGTTTAAATGTGCCGAAGACAATCACATGTCGCATATTGTCCACTGACTCATTAAAAACCTTGGTTGAAATATCTTTGACTGGAGATGATGTTGAGCAATCCAGGTTAAAGGCAGAAAATCAACAAGATCTAGGGAAACCACATTGGCTTAGCAATGCAAACAAAAAGTCTTCAATTGTTCTTGCTGGGCTTCATGCCTGTGGGGACCTTTCGGTGACTATGCTAAA gacTTTCTTAGAGTGTAAAGATGTTAAAGCTGTTGTTAGTCTCGGTTGCTGTTACAATTTATTATCTGAAGAAAGGATTGAGGATGGTGAATCTCAGTGTGGATTTCCAATGAGTCATGCTGTAAGATCCACTAGCTTATCACTTGGAAAAAGGGCACGTGATCTGGCTTGCCAG AGTGCAGAGAGGTGGAGGAGCTTGGACATGCATGCTGGCATTCACAACTTTGAGTTGCATGCCTTTCGGGCTGCTTTTCAAATG GTTCTTTCTAAATATTATCCGGAAATTGTCACAAGTACTCCTTCAATTGGGCGTAAAGGGAAGGCTCTTCGTCGGCGACATCAGAGGAGATCTGCAGAATCCCAGCTGCATCTTAAAGGAAGTACTTGTCACTCAAGACAAAAGTGCCCTCCTGAAGTTCCTTCAGTATCAGAAACTG ACTGGACTTTGGGCTCGATATCAGAGATACAGACATTACCTAGTGAAATTCCTTATAGTGAAAGGGCTGGATATGAAGGGACTAAATCTGATGACACATTTTTACATTTTGAGAATTTCTGTCGGTCTGGATTGTCTCATCTTGGAATTAAACATTCACAAGATATAAACCTTCAAGGCATATGGAAGGAAGCAGAACCATTTGCT
- the LOC137835030 gene encoding uncharacterized protein isoform X4, whose translation MGECRYSCKSADETLAWINEIVHFLAPYSSLINAHVVNFFKDRLWENVDAEWMECLRRESVQNLLLIPSGAVQDEWPTSLKEFILKLRSMVFCQEQADMSMALPGLQIASLNSVLAQGMNVKKKHEVEILSAVISTVANSVRADAVADVGAGQGYVAQVLAFQYQHPVIAIDACSHHGRVTDARAEKIKKYYTSQMIKSGSGMRSLNVPKTITCRILSTDSLKTLVEISLTGDDVEQSRLKAENQQDLGKPHWLSNANKKSSIVLAGLHACGDLSVTMLKTFLECKDVKAVVSLGCCYNLLSEERIEDGESQCGFPMSHAVRSTSLSLGKRARDLACQGQTQHEEEELLPTLTTTLSSQPLMCRSSLEKERVQRGGGAWTCMLAFTTLSCMPFGLLFKWFFLNIIRKLSQVLLQLGVKGRLFVGDIRGDLQNPSCILKEVLVTQDKSALLKFLQYQKLTGLWARYQRYRHYLVKFLIVKGLDMKGLNLMTHFYILRISVGLDCLILELNIHKI comes from the exons ATGGGTGAGTGCAGGTATTCATGTAAGAGTGCCGACGAGACCCTGGCATGGATCAACGAAATTGTCCACTTCCTTGCGCCTTATTCTTCCTTAATCAATGCTCACGTTGTCAATTTCTTCAAG GATAGGCTATGGGAGAATGTTGACGCCGAATGGATGGAATGCCTGCGCCGTGAATCTGTTCAAAATCTTCTGCTGATACCTTCGGGTGCAGTTCAG GATGAGTGGCCAACTTCACTGAAGGAGTTCATCCTAAAATTAAGGTCTATGGTATTTTGTCAAGAACAAGCAGATATGAGCATG GCATTACCTGGCCTGCAGATAGCTTCACTTAACAGTGTTCTTGCCCAGGGCATGAATGTTAAGAAAAAACATGAA GTAGAAATTCTTTCCGCTGTTATAAGTACAGTTGCAAACAGTGTGAGAGCTGATGCCGTTGCTGATGTTGGTGCCGGTCAG GGTTATGTTGCACAAGTACTTGCCTTTCAGTATCAACATCCCGTCATTGCAATTGATGCATGTTCTCATCATGGGAGGGTTACTGATGCACGggctgaaaaaataaaaaaatactatacaTCACAGATGATAAAATCTGG ATCAGGCATGCGGAGTTTAAATGTGCCGAAGACAATCACATGTCGCATATTGTCCACTGACTCATTAAAAACCTTGGTTGAAATATCTTTGACTGGAGATGATGTTGAGCAATCCAGGTTAAAGGCAGAAAATCAACAAGATCTAGGGAAACCACATTGGCTTAGCAATGCAAACAAAAAGTCTTCAATTGTTCTTGCTGGGCTTCATGCCTGTGGGGACCTTTCGGTGACTATGCTAAA gacTTTCTTAGAGTGTAAAGATGTTAAAGCTGTTGTTAGTCTCGGTTGCTGTTACAATTTATTATCTGAAGAAAGGATTGAGGATGGTGAATCTCAGTGTGGATTTCCAATGAGTCATGCTGTAAGATCCACTAGCTTATCACTTGGAAAAAGGGCACGTGATCTGGCTTGCCAG GGGCAAACgcaacatgaagaagaagaacttCTCCCAACACTCACAACAACTCTTTCTTCTCAACCTCTTATGTGTAGAAGTTCCCTCGAAAAAGAAAG AGTGCAGAGAGGTGGAGGAGCTTGGACATGCATGCTGGCATTCACAACTTTGAGTTGCATGCCTTTCGGGCTGCTTTTCAAATG GTTCTTTCTAAATATTATCCGGAAATTGTCACAAGTACTCCTTCAATTGGGCGTAAAGGGAAGGCTCTTCGTCGGCGACATCAGAGGAGATCTGCAGAATCCCAGCTGCATCTTAAAGGAAGTACTTGTCACTCAAGACAAAAGTGCCCTCCTGAAGTTCCTTCAGTATCAGAAACTG ACTGGACTTTGGGCTCGATATCAGAGATACAGACATTACCTAGTGAAATTCCTTATAGTGAAAGGGCTGGATATGAAGGGACTAAATCTGATGACACATTTTTACATTTTGAGAATTTCTGTCGGTCTGGATTGTCTCATCTTGGAATTAAACATTCACAAGATATAA